A stretch of the Tannerella serpentiformis genome encodes the following:
- a CDS encoding tetratricopeptide repeat protein: MKRVLVTIGLCLMTTVVFGQKKAVSDAERIAKDSKPDFNEARTLIKGAMENAETKDDAKTWYVAGLIEDTQFSTENMKQILGQKPDEAVMYEALGNILPYFKESYRLDQLPNEKGKVKPKYTKNIKGTLNANILYYLNGGAYFFDQRNYKRAHDFFEQYLEIADLPFMKGEKAAARDSNFMIVQFYAAIAAMQMDDPQQAIKDLNRAKGTDYRRFDVYQSLCYVYDQVLKDTVGLEKTLEEGMKLFPDSSYFLNNMINVYISTKRNEQAMQLLNTAISKSPNNPQLYFALGSLYEVGLKDEAKAEEAYKKALDLDPENPSNIFSVGRLYFNQGVSLLDKANSLNDQNQYKAEKAKAEAMLRKALPFFEKAHKLKPEEREYMIGLRGIYYNLSMNKEFDAINAEMSK, from the coding sequence ATGAAGCGAGTATTAGTAACCATCGGCTTGTGTCTGATGACGACCGTCGTCTTTGGTCAGAAGAAGGCCGTATCCGATGCAGAACGCATTGCGAAAGATTCCAAACCGGATTTCAACGAAGCCCGGACCCTGATCAAAGGGGCCATGGAAAACGCTGAGACAAAGGACGACGCAAAGACCTGGTATGTGGCCGGCCTCATTGAAGACACGCAATTCAGTACCGAAAACATGAAGCAGATCCTCGGACAGAAGCCCGACGAAGCCGTCATGTATGAGGCGCTGGGAAACATCCTGCCGTACTTCAAGGAGTCCTATCGGCTTGACCAACTGCCCAACGAGAAGGGCAAGGTGAAGCCCAAATACACGAAGAACATCAAGGGCACGCTCAACGCAAACATCCTCTACTACTTGAACGGAGGCGCGTACTTCTTCGACCAGAGGAATTACAAGAGAGCCCACGATTTCTTTGAGCAATATCTCGAGATCGCCGACCTGCCCTTTATGAAAGGCGAAAAAGCGGCCGCAAGAGATTCCAACTTTATGATCGTGCAATTCTACGCGGCCATTGCCGCCATGCAAATGGACGATCCTCAGCAGGCTATCAAGGACTTGAACCGGGCAAAAGGAACGGACTACCGTCGTTTTGATGTCTATCAGTCGCTCTGTTACGTATACGATCAGGTACTCAAGGACACAGTCGGCTTGGAGAAGACCTTGGAGGAGGGCATGAAGCTCTTCCCCGACTCGAGCTACTTCCTGAACAACATGATCAATGTCTACATCAGCACCAAGCGCAATGAGCAGGCTATGCAGCTGCTGAACACGGCCATTTCCAAGAGCCCCAACAACCCGCAGCTCTATTTCGCCCTCGGCAGCCTCTATGAGGTCGGTCTGAAGGACGAAGCCAAGGCAGAAGAGGCTTACAAGAAAGCGCTCGACTTGGATCCTGAGAATCCATCGAACATCTTCAGCGTGGGGCGTCTCTATTTCAACCAAGGCGTGAGCTTGCTGGACAAGGCCAATTCGCTGAACGACCAGAATCAGTATAAGGCGGAGAAGGCCAAGGCTGAAGCGATGCTTCGCAAAGCGCTGCCGTTCTTTGAGAAGGCACACAAGCTGAAACCAGAGGAAAGAGAATACATGATCGGACTCAGAGGCATTTATTACAATCTGAGTATGAACAAGGAGTTCGACGCGATCAACGCAGAAATGTCGAAGTAA